The following are encoded together in the Citrus sinensis cultivar Valencia sweet orange chromosome 1, DVS_A1.0, whole genome shotgun sequence genome:
- the LOC102628045 gene encoding mitochondrial import inner membrane translocase subunit TIM17-2 yields MGTPETSREPCPDRILDDVGGAFGMGAVGGSAFHFLKGIYNSPSGTRLLGGTQAVRMNAPRVGGSFAVWGGLFSTFDCSMVYLRQKEDPWNSIFAGAATGGFLSMRQGLGASARSAVFGGVLLALIEGAGIMLNKVLSGPQNMPIMIDEPEPVPGMVGGGPPGIPAGLPGNPVQVAESGSSDSDSSWFGGWFGGGQKKEPATSGGSKTEILESFDAPPVPSFEYK; encoded by the coding sequence ATGGGAACTCCTGAGACGTCCCGCGAACCCTGCCCCGACCGGATCCTCGACGACGTCGGCGGCGCGTTCGGCATGGGCGCCGTTGGCGGCTCGGCTTTTCACTTTCTCAAGGGCATCTACAACTCACCCAGCGGCACCCGCCTCCTCGGCGGCACCCAAGCCGTCCGTATGAACGCGCCCCGCGTCGGCGGAAGCTTCGCAGTGTGGGGCGGCCTTTTCTCGACCTTCGACTGCTCCATGGTCTACCTCCGCCAGAAAGAGGACCCCTGGAACTCCATCTTCGCCGGCGCCGCCACAGGTGGCTTTCTCTCCATGCGCCAGGGTCTTGGCGCCTCCGCTCGATCCGCTGTATTTGGTGGCGTTCTCTTAGCTTTAATAGAAGGAGCAGGGATCATGCTCAATAAAGTCCTCAGCGGGCCGCAGAATATGCCGATTATGATTGATGAGCCGGAGCCGGTTCCCGGGATGGTTGGTGGTGGGCCTCCCGGTATTCCTGCTGGCTTGCCGGGGAATCCCGTACAGGTAGCAGAATCAGGTTCTTCAGATTCCGATTCCAGTTGGTTCGGGGGGTGGTTTGGTGGAGGTCAAAAGAAGGAACCGGCCACAAGCGGTGGAAGCAAGACGGAGATTTTGGAGAGTTTTGATGCGCCTCCGGTGCCCTCTTTTGAGTACAAGTGA
- the LOC102628527 gene encoding probable 3-hydroxyisobutyrate dehydrogenase-like 1, mitochondrial, whose amino-acid sequence MPPLLPLLLVLRSRTAHSYSLSVSSLVTLLLRRRSMATVASTDPVCPTNTRIGWIGTGVMGRSMCAHLLNAGYTVTVFNRTLSKAQPLLDIGAHLADSPHSLASQSDVVFSIVGYPSDVRHVLLHPSSGALSGLRPGGIIVDMTTSEPSLASELSAAASSKNCSAIDAPVSGGDRGAKTGTLAIFAGGDESVVQKLNPLFALMGKVNYMGGSGKGQFAKLANQITIASTMVGLVEGMVYAHKAGLNVELFLNAISTGAGGSKSLDLYGSRILKRDFEPGFYVNHFVKDLGICLKECQNMGLALPGVALAQQLYLSLKAHGEGNLGTQALILALERLNNVRLDNAVASKPSA is encoded by the coding sequence ATGCCACCGCTACTGCCACTCCTACTGGTACTGCGCTCCCGCACGGCTCACTCTTACTCCCTCTCAGTTTCTTCACTCGTGACTCTCCTCCTCCGCCGCCGCTCAATGGCCACCGTCGCATCCACCGATCCCGTCTGCCCCACCAACACCCGCATCGGCTGGATCGGCACAGGCGTCATGGGTCGATCCATGTGCGCCCACTTACTCAACGCCGGCTACACCGTCACCGTCTTCAACCGCACCCTCTCCAAGGCCCAGCCTCTCCTCGACATCGGTGCCCACCTCGCCGACTCCCCCCATTCGCTCGCTTCCCAATCCGACGTCGTTTTCTCCATAGTCGGCTACCCTTCCGACGTCCGCCACGTCCTCCTCCACCCCTCTTCCGGCGCCCTCTCTGGCCTTCGTCCCGGTGGAATCATCGTCGACATGACCACCTCCGAACCCTCCCTCGCCTCCGAGTTATCCGCCGCCGCCTCCTCCAAAAACTGCTCCGCCATCGACGCCCCTGTGTCCGGCGGTGACCGCGGCGCCAAAACCGGAACCCTCGCTATATTCGCCGGAGGGGACGAATCCGTAGTTCAAAAGTTAAATCCCCTTTTTGCCCTCATGGGGAAAGTTAATTACATGGGTGGCAGTGGGAAAGGACAATTCGCGAAGCTGGCGAATCAAATCACGATCGCTTCTACGATGGTTGGATTAGTGGAGGGAATGGTTTATGCTCACAAGGCAGGGCTAAATgtggaattatttttaaacgcCATATCAACGGGAGCTGGAGGTTCCAAGTCGCTGGACTTGTACGGGAGTAGGATACTAAAGAGAGATTTTGAGCCGGGTTTTTATGTGAATCATTTTGTGAAAGATTTGGGGATTTGTTTAAAAGAGTGTCAGAATATGGGGCTTGCTTTACCTGGCGTGGCTCTGGCTCAGCAGCTTTACTTGTCACTCAAGGCTCACGGGGAAGGCAATTTGGGTACTCAAGCATTGATTTTGGCTCTCGAGAGGCTTAATAATGTTCGTCTTGATAATGCTGTCGCGTCCAAGCCGTCAGCTTAg